From the genome of Scytonema hofmannii PCC 7110, one region includes:
- a CDS encoding ATP-binding protein — MFFPNRDAPPGSRIFEQFFTIKTVEKGTGLGLSISQEIIEQKHKGKLYFCSELGQGTEFLIEILVK, encoded by the coding sequence ATGTTTTTTCCAAATAGGGATGCTCCCCCTGGTTCAAGAATATTTGAACAATTTTTCACTATAAAAACTGTAGAGAAAGGAACTGGATTGGGATTATCAATTTCTCAAGAAATCATAGAACAAAAACATAAAGGTAAACTTTACTTTTGTTCGGAGTTGGGACAAGGAACGGAATTTTTAATTGAAATTCTTGTTAAATAA
- a CDS encoding NF038122 family metalloprotease gives MKSISNQKSLIYGRGNKSEPNTRLRKLSLLTLLFFIADIGNSTLAQAQIAYTTSSTTKPKFQISYGPETTLDQMIGIELAANVWAEFLADDVTIKLFATTTNQIPQDVLGSATAEMSVPQTSYQTFLSKLSTDQKSPNDATAYTNFQKGGDDDDSGLNVMVGDRVVSNIDYLQSTRANAKALGLLSSNDSGFDGHIVFNKLNDSNIPLKWSYNFTSNLIPSDQLDFLSTVVHEMGHTLGFISGVDNPNLKSAIKNKKTTGKSITDSVLEKSMTPLDLYRFSTQSKDKIVSGDDDSPSTKGIPDLSIGKDPFFTLNRGVSKVEDMATGEDPTLGGDGDQASHWKQDKNAIMEPYLGTGKREAIASTDLIALDLIGWDVRSPALQLDQFAPILPTLYNQAKATAESKIANSSTWILSAPPPLVNPITVDGNNSDDDDDDDDTPPSLSLQDSALTEFCNLLENYNTSECIRWRASGSEKWKQYYEKLGLKQRWQPNPLITSAPKSVPESSATSSLLVLGGLLALRLRKRIVQGKINSPIVKKTR, from the coding sequence ATGAAAAGCATTAGCAATCAAAAGTCTCTCATATACGGTCGTGGAAATAAGAGCGAGCCAAACACTCGTTTAAGAAAGTTGTCTTTGCTAACATTACTTTTTTTCATTGCGGATATTGGTAATTCAACGCTAGCACAAGCACAAATTGCATACACGACTAGCTCAACAACAAAGCCAAAATTCCAAATATCTTATGGACCTGAGACCACTTTAGACCAAATGATTGGAATTGAATTGGCAGCCAATGTTTGGGCAGAATTCTTAGCGGATGATGTTACCATTAAGCTTTTCGCGACAACTACCAATCAGATTCCTCAAGATGTTTTGGGAAGTGCAACAGCAGAAATGTCAGTACCCCAAACTTCATACCAAACTTTTCTCTCTAAATTGTCTACAGACCAAAAATCGCCAAATGATGCAACTGCCTACACAAACTTTCAAAAAGGAGGAGATGATGATGATTCTGGGTTAAATGTGATGGTTGGCGATCGCGTAGTATCAAACATTGATTACCTCCAATCTACTCGTGCTAATGCCAAAGCTTTAGGGCTACTGTCCAGCAACGATTCTGGTTTTGACGGTCACATTGTTTTCAATAAACTGAATGACTCAAACATTCCATTGAAATGGAGCTATAACTTTACCAGTAATCTGATTCCGTCTGACCAATTAGATTTTTTAAGTACGGTCGTACATGAAATGGGTCACACTCTAGGTTTTATCAGTGGGGTGGATAATCCCAACTTAAAATCGGCAATCAAAAACAAGAAAACTACGGGTAAAAGCATAACGGATTCTGTTTTGGAAAAAAGTATGACTCCACTAGACTTATACCGCTTTTCCACTCAAAGCAAAGACAAGATTGTATCGGGTGATGATGATAGCCCTAGTACCAAGGGAATACCAGACCTATCAATAGGTAAAGATCCTTTTTTCACCTTGAATAGAGGCGTTTCAAAAGTTGAGGACATGGCAACAGGAGAAGACCCTACACTAGGTGGAGATGGAGACCAAGCCTCTCATTGGAAACAAGACAAAAATGCTATCATGGAGCCTTATCTAGGGACAGGTAAGAGAGAGGCGATCGCAAGCACGGATCTCATTGCATTGGATTTAATTGGTTGGGATGTGCGATCGCCAGCTTTGCAACTAGACCAATTTGCACCTATCTTACCAACTTTATACAACCAAGCCAAAGCTACAGCAGAATCCAAAATTGCAAATTCTTCTACCTGGATTTTGAGTGCTCCGCCACCACTTGTAAATCCTATAACTGTGGACGGCAATAACAGTGATGATGATGACGATGATGATGATACCCCGCCCTCACTGTCTTTGCAAGACTCTGCGCTAACAGAGTTCTGTAATTTATTAGAGAACTACAACACATCTGAATGTATAAGATGGCGAGCTTCTGGTTCTGAAAAATGGAAACAGTATTATGAAAAATTAGGTTTAAAGCAAAGGTGGCAACCAAATCCACTCATTACCTCCGCTCCTAAATCTGTGCCAGAATCATCTGCTACTTCAAGTCTACTAGTATTAGGTGGATTATTAGCTCTGCGTCTAAGAAAAAGAATCGTGCAAGGCAAAATCAACTCCCCAATAGTGAAAAAAACAAGGTAG
- a CDS encoding DUF928 domain-containing protein → MSLFLTPTWAGLEAAQVTFKPPRVSAPRQSTGGSSRVGDNCFTTQKVGLTASVIPLLPSSGIGLTVKEHPVILVYIPPTTAKQALFSVQDEQAINHYQKTINLPAKPGVMVIKLPNSIPGIKTGKNYQWSLAIMCSAELEPDSPLVSGWIQRVQNPVGLKNQSNLSPSLELASHLAKHGVWYDTIFELANLMQAEPNNPIVKASWQQLLNAVGLNAIANAPVTSDQ, encoded by the coding sequence ATGTCATTGTTTTTAACCCCTACTTGGGCTGGACTGGAGGCTGCTCAAGTCACTTTCAAACCTCCACGAGTATCTGCACCAAGGCAATCAACAGGAGGATCTTCGCGAGTTGGTGACAACTGCTTTACGACTCAAAAAGTAGGGTTGACAGCCTCGGTTATCCCCTTACTTCCATCAAGCGGAATAGGCTTGACTGTAAAAGAGCATCCAGTAATATTGGTCTACATTCCGCCTACTACCGCCAAACAAGCATTGTTTAGCGTGCAAGATGAGCAAGCTATAAACCACTACCAAAAAACTATCAATTTACCTGCAAAACCGGGCGTGATGGTAATCAAACTCCCTAATTCCATACCGGGAATCAAGACAGGGAAGAATTATCAATGGTCTTTGGCAATCATGTGCTCAGCTGAATTAGAGCCAGATAGCCCACTAGTCAGTGGATGGATTCAGCGAGTTCAAAACCCTGTCGGCTTAAAAAATCAAAGCAACTTATCTCCTTCTCTAGAATTGGCTTCTCACTTAGCCAAACATGGTGTTTGGTATGATACTATTTTTGAACTTGCTAACTTAATGCAAGCTGAGCCAAATAACCCGATTGTAAAAGCTTCTTGGCAACAACTGTTAAATGCAGTGGGTTTGAATGCGATCGCCAATGCACCAGTGACCAGTGACCAGTGA